A window of the Maylandia zebra isolate NMK-2024a unplaced genomic scaffold, Mzebra_GT3a scaffold01, whole genome shotgun sequence genome harbors these coding sequences:
- the LOC143415620 gene encoding GTPase IMAP family member 9-like has translation MEDDKDRQVVQIGEQGVEEEEEPVEEGLRIVLVGKTGVGKSSAGNTILGTKAFKSTSSPSSVTTECQKETCQFEGQELAVVDTPGLFDTKKSNNEVVARCILFAAPGPHVFLVVLQSFRFTAEEQNTVKMIQKIFGKEANHYTMVLFTYGDNLEADEVNIEDFIKESKALSDFIRQCHGGYHVFNNRNKEPTQVRELLEKINVMVKVNGGSYYTNEIFKEAYKAIVDEIKQIVRENVSITLAEARKVAEEDSRFIQRFIRTSRSIGGVGAVVVTGALIGSVVGPVGTAVGAAVEALVGSVAVDVKMGACKTQ, from the exons ATGGAAGACGACAAGGACAGACAGGTTGTCCAGATTG GTGAACAAGGagtggaggaagaagaggaaccAGTGGAGGAAGGTCTTAGGATTGTGCTAGTTGGGAAAACTGGAGTTGGGAAAAGTTCAGCAGGAAACACCATCTTAGGAACAAAAGCTTTCAAGTCTACATCATCTCCTTCCTCAGTAACAACAGAGTGTCAGAAGGAAACCTGTCAGTTTGAAGGTCAAGAACTGGCTGTAGTCGATACTCCAGGTCTGTTTGACACCAAAAAAAGTAACAATGAGGTGGTTGCTAGGTGCATCTTATTTGCTGCTCCTGGTCCTCATGTGTTCCTGGTTGTGCTGCAGTCATTCCGATTTACAGCggaagaacaaaacacagtgaaaatgatTCAGAAGATATTTGGCAAGGAAGCAAACCATTACACTATGGTGTTGTTCACTTATGGAGACAATCTGGAGGCAGATGAAGTCAACATAGAGGACTTCATTAAAGAAAGTAAAGCTCTCTCTGACTTCATCCGTCAGTGTCATGGAGGATATCATGTttttaacaacagaaacaagGAACCCACTCAGGTCAGAGAGCTGCTGGAAAAGATCAATGTGATGGTTAAGGTCAACGGAGGAAGCTACTATACCAATGAAATATTCAAAGAGGCTTATAAAGCTATTGTAGATGAGATAAAACAAATTGTGAGAGAAAATGTATCTATAACTCTTGCAGAGGCAAGAAAAGTGGCAGAAGAAGACAGTCGCTTCATTCAGCGTTTTATACGAACTAGTAGGTCCATTGGTGGAGTGGGTGCAGTAGTAGTTACAGGAGCACTTATTGGATCTGTGGTGGGACCAGTAGGTACCGCAGTGGGGGCGGCAGTTGAGGCTTTAGTGGGAAGTGTAGCTGTGGATGTGAAGATGGGGGCCTGCAAAACACAATGA